The window CTGCATCCCCCGAGCCCACGGACGACCGGACGAGACCGGCCGCGCAGACCCCGCCGGCCGATCGCCCCCCGGCCGCCTTCGGCCGCAGAGCCCTCCTCGCCGCGGCCGGCGGCGCGGTGGTCGGCACGGCCCTCGGCGCCGGCACGGCCCACGCGGACGCGACCATCGCCGTCAACCCGGCCACCAAGTACGGCACTTGGGAGGGCTGGGGCACCTCCCTGGCCTGGTGGGCCAACGTCTTCGGTGCCCGGGACGACTTCGCCGACCTGTGGTTCACCACGAAGACGACGACGTACAACGGCACGGCCCTGCCCGGCCTGGGCATGAACATCGCCCGCTACAACCTCGGCGCGTGCAGCTCGAACTCCATCAACGGCGAGTCGATGGTGAAGTCCCCCAACATTCCCGCCTTCAAGCAGATCGAGGGCTTCTGGCAGGACTACACCAACGAGAACCCGACCTCCTCGGCCTGGAAGTGGACGGCGGACCCGAACCAGCGCGCGGCCCTGACGAAGGCCGTGGCGCGCGGGGCGACGACGGAACTCTTCGCCAACTCGCCCATGTGGTGGATGTGTTCGAACCACAACCCCTCGGGCGCCTCCGGCGGCGGCAACAACCTCCAGACCTGGAACTACCGCCAGCACGCCTCCCACCTCGCGGCGGTGGCCCTCTACGCCAAGAACAACTGGGGCGTGAACTTCGCGACGGTCGACCCCTTCAACGAACCGGCGTCCTCCTGGTGGACGGCGACCGGCACCCAGGAGGGCTGCCACATGGACCCGGCGGTCCAGGCAGCCGTACTCCCGTACATGCGCAGCGAGTTGAACGCACGCGGCCTGAACTCGGTCCGTATCTCGGCCTCCGACGAGACCAACTACGACACGGCCCGCTCGACGTGGAACTCCTTCAACTCCACCACGAAGGCCCTGGTCAGCCAGGTGAACGTGCACGGCTACCAGGGCGCGGACGGCCGCCGCGACCTCCTCTACACGGACGTGGTCACCACCGCCGGCAAGAAGCTCTGGAACTCGGAGACGGGCGACAGCGACGGTTCGGGCTGGACCCTCGCGCGGAACCTCTGTTACGACTTCCGCTGGCTGCACCCCACGGCCTGGGTCTACTGGCAGGTGATGGACCCGACGGCGGGCTGGGCGATGATCGCGTACGACCAGAACACCCTCCAGCCCACGACGGTCCAGACCAAGTACTACGTGATGGCCCAGTTCAGCCGCCACATCCGCCCGGGAATGACGATCCTGGACACGGGCTCCAGCTTCACGGCGGCGGCGTACGACGCGGCGGCCAAGCGCCTGGTGATCGTGGCGATCAACACCGCCTCTTCGGCCCAGACCTTCACCTTCAACCTCGCGAACTTCACGACGGTGACGGGCGGCGCGAACGGCCTGGTCCCCCGCTGGAACACCCACACCTCGGGCGGCTCCGACCGCTACCGCGCGTACGCGGACACGCGCCTGAGCGGCAAGACGGTGGCGGTGCCGTTCGCGGCGGGCGCGGTGCAGACACTGCAGATCGACGGGGTGACGATCTAGCGAACCGTCCGCTCGGGCCGGTGCGCGGACCGAGGAACCGCCCTCGGCCCGCGCGCACCCTCGGCCCGCGCGTCCCGGGCCCGTCCCCGAGGGAGAGCCGAAGGCAAAGGTGGGGAGGTGGGAGAGAACGCGCCCAGGCCTGCTCCCTCCCACCTCTGCCCGTACCTCACCTCCATCCCCTTACCTCCCCCACGGGCAGTACGGTGTCGTCCATGCGCCCCGACACGCCTGCCGAGAACGTCGACCACAACGCCGAAGCGGCACGCCTGGAGCGGACCGCCGACCTCTATCCCGAGGACGCCGAGCACCTCCTCCTCCAGGCCGCCGCCCACCGCGAACTCTCCGGCGACCGCCCCACGGCAACAGCCCTCTACGACCGCCTCCTGTCCTCCTCCACCCCCCTGGACAACCCCCACCTCGTACGAGCGCTGAAAGCGTCCAACCTCTGGGAGTACGGCCACGAGGCGGAGGCCCGCGCGATCATCGACGGCGTCCGCGCGGCGGCCCCCCGCGACCCGGCCCCCTGGGTGATCGTCGCCGAGGCCCTGGAGGCCCACGACGAGCTGGAGGCGGCCCAGGACACGTTCACGGCGGCCGTGACCCTGCTGTTGACGGACGTGGCAGAGCCCCCTTACTCGACCCGCCCCCTGCTCTTCGGCCGCCACCGGGTCCGCCGCATGCTGGGCGCGACGCACGACAACTGGGACGCGGTGGCGGACACCCTCCACTCCTCGTCGATCTCCCTGGACGAACTCCACGACCCCAAGCGCGTCTGGTCCCTGGGCTCGGACAACCCGGCGGAACTCCAGGCCGAGATCTCCCGCCTGCGCGCGGAGTTGGGCGCCTACCGCGAGGCCCTGTCCCGCCCGTTCCCGGTGGCGGTCCTGCACTGGCCGGCCACCGAACTCTCGGAGCTGGTCTCGGCCTACCCGGGCCTGGCCGCGGAATACCCGTCCCACGAGGAACACCTCGCGACGATAGAGGCCTCACTGAGGGAACTGTCGGCCTCCGGCACCCCGAACCTGGGCATCGTCACCGGCACGGTGCCGTCCTACGAGGCCTTCGCCGCCTCGGAGGGCTCGTCCCCGGCCGACGCGACACTGCTCCCGCAGTACGCGACGACGCTGGCGGCGCGGGGGTTGGCGGTGGAGTGGCCGCCGCAGCGGGGAAGCGCGTGCTGGTGCGGCTCGGAACGGCCTTACGAGACCTGCCACGGAGCGTAGGTCAAGGCGCCAGTCCCCCACTTCTCCGCAAGCCGCCAAGCAATCCCGGCGTGCATGCGAGACGCGAATGCGCCAGGCACCCCGCCCCACAACCCAGCCGACCTCGCCTCACTCAACCTGGACCACGCACCCTTCCGGGCCGCTCGCTCGCTTCTCCCCCGCGCTGGAGCGGCCCGGGTCAAGGGTGGCCCGCAGGGCCATCGCCGCAGGCGACGCGAAGCGCCCTTGAGGTGGGCCGCGGAGGCGCGACACTGCCGAAGAAGCGAGTGGCCCTACGGCACCTCGACCACACCGCCCCCTCGCGCCGCTCCTCGATCACCAAGATCCGGAGCGGCTGCCCCCTCCGCTGTGGTGGAATCGAACTGCACCCGACCGGACCGAGCCGCGATCGTGAGGCACAGCCGCCTTGAGCACGATGAAGCCGTTGTCGCCCGCCGTCTCCGCACGCATGAGCAGACAGGTCAGCAAGGACACGGCCGCCGAACTGGCCGTTCGTCGCCTGCTCCACGCTGCCGGGTTGCGCTACCGCGTGGAGTTCCCGGTCCCGGGCATGGCCAGACGCCGTATAGACGTGGCGTTCACCCGAGCCAAGGTGGCCGTGCTGATCGACGGATGCTTTTGGCACGGCTGCCCTGAGCACGCCACGCAGCCGAAGTCGAACGCAGAGTGGTGGCGCAACAAGCTGGACCGGAACACGGCCCGCGATCGGGAGACTACGGAGCATCTGACCGCGGCGGGGTGGACGGTGCTGCGGTTCTGGGAGCATGAGGCCCCTGAGCAAGTGGCCGTGCGAGTGGCCGCAACAGTGGAACGACGTCTGGCAGAGGGAACGAAGGGACGGGAAGCGTGGGGGGACTGACCTTCGTGGATGTGTGTTCCGGAGCTGGTGGCCTTGCTCTCGGCCTGGAGCGGGCAGGATTCGAACCGCGCCTCCTGCTGGACGAGGACGAGGTGGCCGTCAGAACCTTGAAGGCCAACCGACCGCAGTGGAACGTATTGTGCGCCGATCTGCTGGACTTCGACCCGGCCGAGCACCCCGTGAGCTACGACGTGGATCTCCTCGCGGCAGGCCTGCCACGGGTGAAGTCGAGCGCGACCATCGGGCGGACGAATTCCGACAAAGAGGAAGAACTGCTGAGGGCGACCGTCCTGCTCGCCCATGCGATCAAGCCTCGGGCCATCCTCATCGAGAACGTCCCCGGGCTCGCCGATTCGGACAACTACCAGCCCTTTCGTGACTTCGCTCGAGCCGAACTCGCCCATCTGGGATATGAGTTCAGTTGGTTCGTCGTCAATGCGGTCGACTTCGGCGTACCGCAGAACCGGAAGCAGGGAGTCCTCGTAGCAGTCGAACGATCACTGGCCGAAGCGTTCCGACAGCCGACGCCCACTGTGAGCGAACCGGCTACGGTCGGCGTCATCCTGGGGCCGTCCATGGCCGCACACGGGTGGCAGGATGCTGCACGCTGGGCCGCCCAAGCCGATCAACCGGCTCCGACACTGGTCGGAGGCTCGAAGAACCGAGGCGGCGCGGACCTGGGACCGACCGGGGCCAAGCGGAAGTGGGCGACCATGGGGGTCAACGCACACACCGTGGGTGACCGAATTCCGGGTCCGGACTTCGTTTGGAATCCCGAGCTCGGCAGGGACAACATGGTGAAGATCACGACTGAGCAGGCCGCGTTGTTGCAGGGTTTTCCCGAATCATGGCAGATCGCCGGACTCAAGACCGCACGATATCGCCAGGTCGGACACGCGACACCGCCGCCCGTCGGAGAAGCTCTGGGGCGAGCCGTCGCCGAAGCGTTGAACCGGGATCCGGCAGCCTCCCCGGCCGGCTAGACTTCCGCCACATGACCAGCACGGCGCCACACCAGTCCATCCTCGACAAGCCTTTTGTCCTGGATCTCTTCGCGGGACCCGGAGGGCTGGATGTCGCGGGGCACACTCTCGACATCCCCAGTCTCGGCATCGAGTGGGACAAGAGTGCCTGTCTCACGCGATACGCGGCCGGGCTGGAGACACTGCACGCCGATGTGAGCGCGGTGCGCAGAGACTCCTTCGAGTCGCTACCTCCGGAGATCAATGTGCTGGCCGGTGGACCTCCCTGCCAGACCTACTCCGTGGCCGGGCACGGCGCGGGCCGTAAGAACCTGAACAAGGTCAAGGAGTACATCGAGCGACTGACGGCAGGCGAGTCCGACGAGGCGATCGACGAGGATCTGAAGACTCTCAGCGATCCGCGCACCGCGCTGGTCCTCGAACCACTCCGATACGCCCTCCAGGCGACCAGAAGTCCGAACCGCGGCAGGCGCCCGTACGACGTGATCGTCCTGGAACAGGTCCCGGCGGTCGAGGAACTCTGGCACCACTACGCCAAGGTGCTGGAGGAAACGGGTCTTCCCGACGGCACCAAGTACAAGGCCGTCGTCGGCCTCCTCAACACCGAGACCTACGGGGTCCCTCAGAAGCGATCACGTGCGGTACTGATCGCTCGTCGTGAAGGACTCGATGAGCCGTCACTTCCCAAGCCGACCCACCATTCCTACGAGGCCAAGGCGTGGAATCGTAGGAACGAAGATGATCAGGCCGCATCGAGCCGGGTTCATCAGCCGACCTTCGACGAGGACTCGGCGACCTTGGCGGAAGAACACGATGCAACCGATGGCGAAGACCTGCAGCCCTGGAGGTCGATGGGTGACGTGCTTGCCGAAGCGGTGGGCACACACCCGGGACGCGACACTCCGTTCCTGGTCCGCTCGAACTACGGCAGCTCCGGAATCCCCGGAAGGCGTGGAGTTCGGAGCGATCGACAACCTGCGTTCACCGTCACCGGCCGCATCTCCCGCTTCGTGGTCTTCCAGCATCTCGACGCGGACATCGTCTATGAGGGTGCACGGTTCAGCATGAACGAGGCGGGGATGCTGCAGAGCTTCCCACCGGACTACCCGTGGTCCGGTAAGGCTCAGGCGCAGCAGGTGGGCAATGCCGTACCGCCCCTGTTCGGGGCGCACCTGTTGAGCGCCGCGCTCGGTCTCCCCGCACCGGACGCTGATGCGCTGCGCAAGCCGTGGCCGGCGGCCACAGAGGAGCAGCGAGCCAAGTTGCGGAGCCACGGCTGCGGGACTGCGGACGATTGCACCGCCAGGTGCCCGCGCCCGGAGGACCAGGCGCCGGCACCCTCCTCCGAGCGTCCGCGCCGGAAGAAGACCTAGCAACACCGTTCGCGGGTACGGCATTTCCGGGGCCGGTCAGTCCACGCTCTTCCTGCCCCTGACCGGCGCGGTCTCGAACAGCTCGGCGAAGTACTCGGCAAGTGAGGCCACGGACTTCTCCGGGACAGGATCCTCGTCGGGTCCGTCCGGGAGATGACGTCGATCGACCGGTGGTGCCGATGCGGCCTCCGCGATCCAGTCCCGCAGACGAGCAGGATCCCTCGGCTCGTCCCGTGCGAGGACGTCGTACACCAGCGTCGCTCCGGCCGCATTGATCGCGACACTGAGGCCGAAGATCTCTCGCCCGGTGGTGATCTTCCCGCCTTTCAGAAGACGGACGAGAGCCTGGGCAGTGGGACGATGATCGATCAACTCCATCCGCAGAACCGTGTGGATGAGGTCCTGGTTCCCACAGGCCGCGACAACCGGCTCGTAGTCCGGCCCGTTCCGGAAGAGTTCTGCCGCCCACCACAACCGGGAGAAGCACTGGCGGTCGGCCGGGCCCCGGAACCGCTCTGCGGCGATACGCCTCTCCGGCCGCTTCGCCGTCGGCTCCGACAGGTGGCGCCATGCGACGTAATCGGGAGCAACCGCCAAGGCGAAGTGGTTCCAAAGACGCTTGTCCGCCGCCTCCCGCCGTGTCAGACGCAGGGTGGCATGGAGGCGTGGCGCCAGCCACGCGTCAGCGCGGGTGCGGTCTGCCCGGAACTCGTACATGGCGTCCTCCACCAGGCTTCGGATCGGCTCGACCGACCACCTGGCGTCGTCCTCCGGGAGCGGCTCGACGACCTTGGCGAGGTCGATGCCGCCGTGCACTTGTTCGCCTGTCAGTAGCTCCTCGGTGAGGAACGGGTCGACGGCCGACGTGGCGAGCAGCGCCAGGCGCCCCGGTACATGGCTCGGTGCGGCGATCACTTCTCGCTCTCCCGGTTCATCTGTTCCAGACTGCGGATGGCGTAGGCGAGCGCCTTGGAGGCATCGGCACGGCGCACCGCCGCATAGTGGATACGGGTCTGGAGCTCCACCCAGCCCGATTCGCCGGTGCGTCGTCGATGCACCTGCCGTAGGGCCTCCTCGACGTGCACACCGGGAATCACATCCGGGAGCATCTCCCGCAACACCTCGCCCTGCCAGTCGGTCGGGAAGACCGGACCGCCACCGGGTTCCACCTCCACATCACCGATGGCTCCGTGGAACACGGCGGTCCAGACGTCGGTGGCCATCTGGGCGACCAAGAGGTCACGCACCTTGCTGTCCACTCCGGAGCCGTTGCTGTCCAGCAACCCTATGACTCCTTCGACATCCGTGTTCACGAACACGGTGGGAACTCTGGTCGAGGTGTCCACGATCCAGGGAGCGTCCGCGTACGCCTGCAGCCACGCCCGAGCACTCTTCCTGAACGGAGCTTTCTGGACGTCGAGTCGGAGGCCGCGGACCGGCTCGTCGGAGACCGTGTCGATGATCCAGCTCCGGTCGGTCTCCGCGATCGAGCGACCGGGTACCTCGTCCACCGTCCCGACGGCGTACACGGCGAGGGAGGCACGACCCATGTGGTCGTCCCGGAACACTTCGAGGGAGCCTGACCAGTCACGACCGTCCTCCGCGTCCTGCGCGAGAGGCACAGAAGTGCGGACGTTGGTCTCACCGTCCGTCAGAACGGCGATGACCTTCAGGTCGGACCAGGCCGCGTCCGGTGCGTTCACACCGGGCGGCAGCGTCGCCGAGAGGCCGATCGTGGCGCCCACCCAGTCGGTGTGGCCCGCGATGCCGAGCGCGACGGTCTGCTGCTGGGTGGAGTAGGCGGTGGTCTCCAGTTGGTCCCGGGTGCCGTCGGAGAGTTTGAGCGAAACCGAGGTCACTCTGAGAACGACCGGTCGGTTGAGCCGCTTGTAGGGGTAGATCTTCACACTCACTCCCCCTTGCCGGCACGGAGTTCGAGGACCAGGCGCGTGAGCGTGGTCCTGACCGGGTGACTGGTGACGTCGGTGGATCCTCGGAACTTCGCGCGACGGGTACCGGGCGCGAAGCGCAACATCCCGTCCTCCACCTCACAGCCCTCGACAGCGATCAGCTCGGCCCAGTCCAGTTTCGGCCGTCCACCCGAACGCACATCGAGTTGGGCGACCGGCGCCATCGGAGCGATCTCGTCGCCGCGCGGGATACTCACCTCCGCGGTGATGCGCCACTCACCCTCTTCACCGACCGTCGCCTCGAGACCGTCCAGCACCGGAACCACCGGCCCGGAGGGTGCCTTGGCCTTGGGCTTGGCCTTCACGGTCAACGCCTTGCGCAGTGCCTCACCGCCGTCACGACTGCCGCGCTTCGGCCGTGCGACGAGTTCTCTCACTGCGCTGTTGACCTCGGTGGTCAGCGTGTTGATCCGTCGGTACGCGGAGGGCGACCAGCGCAAGGACAACTCCTCGGTCTGACCCCAGCGATCGTGCTCGGGCGGCTCCGCCGCGCGCAGGAACTCCTCGGCCTCCTTCGCGAAGGGGGCGGCTTCGCCGGCGGCCTCGCCCACGAGCAGTACGGCTTGGAACGGGTTCGTGCCGAGTGGCAGGTTGGGGACCCCTGCCGTCTTGACGGTCATGCGGTTGCCCCGTAGCGAATGCACCTGGTTCTTCGCTCCGTCTTCGCTCTCGGCGTCGTTGGCCAGGTCGGTGACCAGGAGCACCGCTTGGTGTGTCCCGAGAGTGCCTCGTGCACC is drawn from Streptomyces bottropensis ATCC 25435 and contains these coding sequences:
- a CDS encoding DNA cytosine methyltransferase, coding for MTSTAPHQSILDKPFVLDLFAGPGGLDVAGHTLDIPSLGIEWDKSACLTRYAAGLETLHADVSAVRRDSFESLPPEINVLAGGPPCQTYSVAGHGAGRKNLNKVKEYIERLTAGESDEAIDEDLKTLSDPRTALVLEPLRYALQATRSPNRGRRPYDVIVLEQVPAVEELWHHYAKVLEETGLPDGTKYKAVVGLLNTETYGVPQKRSRAVLIARREGLDEPSLPKPTHHSYEAKAWNRRNEDDQAASSRVHQPTFDEDSATLAEEHDATDGEDLQPWRSMGDVLAEAVGTHPGRDTPFLVRSNYGSSGIPGRRGVRSDRQPAFTVTGRISRFVVFQHLDADIVYEGARFSMNEAGMLQSFPPDYPWSGKAQAQQVGNAVPPLFGAHLLSAALGLPAPDADALRKPWPAATEEQRAKLRSHGCGTADDCTARCPRPEDQAPAPSSERPRRKKT
- a CDS encoding very short patch repair endonuclease produces the protein MSRQVSKDTAAELAVRRLLHAAGLRYRVEFPVPGMARRRIDVAFTRAKVAVLIDGCFWHGCPEHATQPKSNAEWWRNKLDRNTARDRETTEHLTAAGWTVLRFWEHEAPEQVAVRVAATVERRLAEGTKGREAWGD
- a CDS encoding DUF6339 family protein; translation: MIAAPSHVPGRLALLATSAVDPFLTEELLTGEQVHGGIDLAKVVEPLPEDDARWSVEPIRSLVEDAMYEFRADRTRADAWLAPRLHATLRLTRREAADKRLWNHFALAVAPDYVAWRHLSEPTAKRPERRIAAERFRGPADRQCFSRLWWAAELFRNGPDYEPVVAACGNQDLIHTVLRMELIDHRPTAQALVRLLKGGKITTGREIFGLSVAINAAGATLVYDVLARDEPRDPARLRDWIAEAASAPPVDRRHLPDGPDEDPVPEKSVASLAEYFAELFETAPVRGRKSVD
- a CDS encoding SEC-C domain-containing protein, whose translation is MRPDTPAENVDHNAEAARLERTADLYPEDAEHLLLQAAAHRELSGDRPTATALYDRLLSSSTPLDNPHLVRALKASNLWEYGHEAEARAIIDGVRAAAPRDPAPWVIVAEALEAHDELEAAQDTFTAAVTLLLTDVAEPPYSTRPLLFGRHRVRRMLGATHDNWDAVADTLHSSSISLDELHDPKRVWSLGSDNPAELQAEISRLRAELGAYREALSRPFPVAVLHWPATELSELVSAYPGLAAEYPSHEEHLATIEASLRELSASGTPNLGIVTGTVPSYEAFAASEGSSPADATLLPQYATTLAARGLAVEWPPQRGSACWCGSERPYETCHGA
- a CDS encoding DNA cytosine methyltransferase; this encodes MGGLTFVDVCSGAGGLALGLERAGFEPRLLLDEDEVAVRTLKANRPQWNVLCADLLDFDPAEHPVSYDVDLLAAGLPRVKSSATIGRTNSDKEEELLRATVLLAHAIKPRAILIENVPGLADSDNYQPFRDFARAELAHLGYEFSWFVVNAVDFGVPQNRKQGVLVAVERSLAEAFRQPTPTVSEPATVGVILGPSMAAHGWQDAARWAAQADQPAPTLVGGSKNRGGADLGPTGAKRKWATMGVNAHTVGDRIPGPDFVWNPELGRDNMVKITTEQAALLQGFPESWQIAGLKTARYRQVGHATPPPVGEALGRAVAEALNRDPAASPAG